The following are encoded in a window of Megalobrama amblycephala isolate DHTTF-2021 linkage group LG19, ASM1881202v1, whole genome shotgun sequence genomic DNA:
- the wdr59 gene encoding GATOR complex protein WDR59 isoform X2, with amino-acid sequence MAARWSSENVVVEFRDAQATAMSVDCLGQHAVLSGRRFLYVVNLETPSEAPRKISRQSKWDVGTVQWNPHKTEAHLFAASSNQRVDLYVWRDGSGEAHTSLQGHTRVISDLDWSWFEPELLVTSSVDTYIYIWDTRDTRKPTVALSAVAGASQVKWNRRNHYCLASSHDGDVRIWDKRKPNTAVEYVAAHLSKIHGLDWHPDNEYILATSSQDNSVRFWDYRQPRKYLDILSCQVPVWKARYTPFSNGLVTVMVPQLRRENSLLLWSTLELNSPVHAFVGHDDVVLEFQWRPQKEGSKDCQLVTWSRDQTLRIWRVDPQLQKLCCANDIMDELMEGLTLTTETEKTLRSQDTEPPLSPGFTADNSQDQFDGPQSSLSSSSKNDVPGLPQTLQQEFSLVNLQIRNVNVEMDAVNRSCFVSADCGANRVRLVVKFPAQYPNNAAPSFQFVSPTNISSSMKTKIQKILTDTSLQKVKRNQNCLEPCVRQLVSCLESDGVMEDGTNPYVLTNPVTPALPAFPRVSNTYGSYQDSNIPFPRTSGARFCGTGSLVYFTRPMTMHRVAPPTEPTPRSLSALSAYHSGVHTPMKMRTESQTTLRLYSGSPTRTDKDQVSISSFYYKERKSRRWKGKREGGDYSSRPIKLAGKVIIQEISCLLPVHKALGETYVLNVNDIQDTCQKNGAAALAVGRRDLAKVWALASAATNVDLSPDPDPDAGTPWAKHPFGRHLLETLLEHYSQMSDVQSLAMFCSVFRGHGSPQEYFTLYGHQQPRPAIFTAHHSRYPSMTSSSVTSGSCSSTSDSANTPWNMVGRESDHAPPWGESSPDDYRYSNQIYTDPREREKEQHDMNKRLLDPSNSWQFDDFKKCYGEILHRWGMKDKRAEVLKFVSCPPEPHKGIEFGVYCCHCRSQARGTQCAVCKRFTFQCAICHVAVRGSSNFCLSCGHGGHTSHMMDWFRSQEVCPTGCGCHCLLQSTF; translated from the exons ATGGCGGCCCGCTGGAGTAGTGAGAATGTGGTGGTGGAGTTTCGAGATGCACAG GCTACTGCAATGTCAGTGGACTGTCTCGGCCAGCATGCTGTTCTCTCTGG gagGCGATTCTTATATGTTGTAAATTTGGAGACGCCGTCCGAAGCTCCACGCAAAATCAGCCGCCAAAGCAAATGGGATGTTGGGACAGTTCAGTGGAATCCACACAAAACCGAGGCACATTTATTTGCTGCATCT AGTAACCAGCGTGTTGACCTGTACGTTTGGCGTGATGGATCCGGTGAAGCGCATACGTCTTTGCAAGGCCATACACGTGTTATAAG TGATTTGGACTGGTCGTGGTTTGAACCAGAGTTGCTTGTCACGAGTTCTGTGGACACATACATCTACATATGGGACACAAG GGACACGCGAAAACCAACCGTGGCCTTGTCTGCCGTGG CCGGAGCCTCTCAGGTGAAGTGGAACAGGCGGAATCACTATTGTTTGGCATCAAGTCATGATGGTGATGTCAGAATCTGGGACAAGAGG AAACCCAACACTGCAGTGGAGTACGTAGCCGCCCACCTGTCAAAGATTCATGGTCTGGACTGGCACCCTGATAACGAGTACATCCTGGCTACTTCCAGTCAGGACAACTCTGTTCGG TTCTGGGATTACAGACAACCCCGGAAGTACCTCGATATCTTGTCGTGTCAGGTGCCTGTGTGGAAGGCCAGATACACG CCCTTCTCTAATGGACTGGTTACAGTGATGGTTCCTCAGCTACGGCGAGAGAACAGCCTCCTCCTATGGAGCACATTGGAACTGAATAGCCCCGTTCACGCGTTTGTGGGCCATGATGATGTTGTGCTTGAGTTTCAGTGGAGGCCGCAGAAAGAAG GTTCCAAAGACTGCCAGCTGGTCACATGGTCCAGAGATCAAACCCTGAGGATATGGAGAGTAGATCCTCAACTCCAGAAG CTGTGCTGTGCCAACGACATCATGGACGAGTTGATGGAGGGTTTGACTCTCACCACAGAGACAGAGAAAACTCTGAGGTCCCAAGACACCGAACCTCCACTTAGTCCAGGATTTACAGCTGACAACTCACAAG ATCAGTTTGACGGCCCTCAGTCTAGCCTGTCATCCAGCAGTAAGAATGATGTACCAGGTTTGCCTCAGACTCTGCAGCAGGAGTTTTCTCTAGTCAACTTACAGATTCGCAATGTCAATGTGGAG ATGGATGCCGTCAACCGCAGCTGCTTTGTGTCAGCTGACTGCGGAGCCAACCGAGTCCGTCTCGTGGTGAAGTTCCCTGCCCAATATCCCAACAATGCAGCTCCATCTTTCCAATTTGTCTCTCCGACAAACATCTCGTCTTCCATGAAGACCAAGATACAAAAG ATCCTGACTGATACGTCACTTCAGAAGGTGAAGAGAAACCAGAACTGCTTAGAGCCGTGTGTTAGACAGCTGGTGTCCTGCTTAGAGTCAGATGGAGTCATG GAGGATGGCACAAACCCTTATGTGCTCACAAACCCAGTGACTCCTGCTCTTCCTGCTTTCCCTAGAGTAAGCAACACTTATGGCTCATACCAGGACTCCAACATCCCTTTTCCCCGAACCTCAGGGGCTCGCTTCTGCGGGACAG GTTCCTTAGTTTATTTCACACGGCCCATGACTATGCATCGTGTGGCCCCTCCGACTGAACCTACTCCCAG GTCACTGTCGGCTCTCTCAGCGTATCACAGCGGGGTGCATACGCCCATGAAAATGCGAACAGAGTCTCAGACCACCCTGAGGCTGTACAGCGGGAGCCCAACACGCACAGACAAAGATCAAGTGTCCATATCATCCTTCTACTACAAAGAACGG AAATCCCGCCGCTGGAAAGGCAAGCGAGAGGGAGGAGACTACAGCAGCAGACCCATCAAACTGGCTGGCAAAGTCATCATCCAGGAGATCTCATGTCTGCTTCCTGTGCACAAAGCCCTCGGGGAGACATACGT GCTAAATGTTAATGACATACAGGACACGTGTCAGAAGAATGGGGCGGCAGCCTTAGCAGTGGGCCGCAGGGATTTAGCTAAG GTATGGGCACTTGCCTCAGCAGCCACAAATGTTGACCTTAGTCCTGACCCTGACCCTGATGCTGGAACTCCCTGGGCCAAACATCCATTTGGGCGACACCTGCTGGAGACATT GCTTGAACACTACAGTCAGATGAGTGATGTTCAGAGTCTGGCCATGTTTTGTAGTGTGTTCCGAGGTCATGGCAGTCCTCAGGAATATTTCACTCTATACGGACATCAGCAACCACGACCGGCGATCTTCACGGCCCACCACTCTCGCTAT CCCAGTATGACCTCCAGTTCTGTCACTTCCGGATCGTGTTCAAGTACCTCAGACTCTGCAAACACTCCGTGGAACATGG tTGGACGTGAATCAGATCATGCTCCTCCATGGGGAGAATCGTCCCCGGATGACTATCGCTATTCAAACCAGATCTACACGGACCCCCGAGAACGAGAAAAAGAGCAACATGACATGAACAAAAG ATTATTGGACCCTTCCAACTCATGGCAGTTTGACGATTTCAAGAAGTGTTACGGTGAGATCTTGCACCGTTGGGGCATGAAGGACAAGAGGGCAGAGGTGCTCAAATTTGTTTCCTGCCCTCCAGAGCCACACAAAGGCATAG AGTTCGGCGTTTACTGCTGCCACTGTCGAAGTCAGGCCCGCGGAACCCAGTGCGCTGTCTGCAAGCGCTTCACCTTCCAGTGCGCCATCTGTCACGTGGCCGTACGCGGCTCCTCCAACTTCTGCCTGAGCTGTGGCCACGGAGGACACACCAGCCACATGATGGACTGGTTCCGCTCTCAAGAGGTCTGTCCCACCGGCTGCGGCTGTCACTGCCTCTTGCAAAGcactttttga
- the wdr59 gene encoding GATOR complex protein WDR59 isoform X1 translates to MAARWSSENVVVEFRDAQATAMSVDCLGQHAVLSGRRFLYVVNLETPSEAPRKISRQSKWDVGTVQWNPHKTEAHLFAASSNQRVDLYVWRDGSGEAHTSLQGHTRVISDLDWSWFEPELLVTSSVDTYIYIWDTRDTRKPTVALSAVAGASQVKWNRRNHYCLASSHDGDVRIWDKRKPNTAVEYVAAHLSKIHGLDWHPDNEYILATSSQDNSVRFWDYRQPRKYLDILSCQVPVWKARYTPFSNGLVTVMVPQLRRENSLLLWSTLELNSPVHAFVGHDDVVLEFQWRPQKEGSKDCQLVTWSRDQTLRIWRVDPQLQKLCCANDIMDELMEGLTLTTETEKTLRSQDTEPPLSPGFTADNSQDQFDGPQSSLSSSSKNDVPGLPQTLQQEFSLVNLQIRNVNVEMDAVNRSCFVSADCGANRVRLVVKFPAQYPNNAAPSFQFVSPTNISSSMKTKIQKILTDTSLQKVKRNQNCLEPCVRQLVSCLESDGVMEDGTNPYVLTNPVTPALPAFPRVSNTYGSYQDSNIPFPRTSGARFCGTGSLVYFTRPMTMHRVAPPTEPTPRSLSALSAYHSGVHTPMKMRTESQTTLRLYSGSPTRTDKDQVSISSFYYKERKPPLSAPRRWSVQTIHDCPKSRRWKGKREGGDYSSRPIKLAGKVIIQEISCLLPVHKALGETYVLNVNDIQDTCQKNGAAALAVGRRDLAKVWALASAATNVDLSPDPDPDAGTPWAKHPFGRHLLETLLEHYSQMSDVQSLAMFCSVFRGHGSPQEYFTLYGHQQPRPAIFTAHHSRYPSMTSSSVTSGSCSSTSDSANTPWNMVGRESDHAPPWGESSPDDYRYSNQIYTDPREREKEQHDMNKRLLDPSNSWQFDDFKKCYGEILHRWGMKDKRAEVLKFVSCPPEPHKGIEFGVYCCHCRSQARGTQCAVCKRFTFQCAICHVAVRGSSNFCLSCGHGGHTSHMMDWFRSQEVCPTGCGCHCLLQSTF, encoded by the exons ATGGCGGCCCGCTGGAGTAGTGAGAATGTGGTGGTGGAGTTTCGAGATGCACAG GCTACTGCAATGTCAGTGGACTGTCTCGGCCAGCATGCTGTTCTCTCTGG gagGCGATTCTTATATGTTGTAAATTTGGAGACGCCGTCCGAAGCTCCACGCAAAATCAGCCGCCAAAGCAAATGGGATGTTGGGACAGTTCAGTGGAATCCACACAAAACCGAGGCACATTTATTTGCTGCATCT AGTAACCAGCGTGTTGACCTGTACGTTTGGCGTGATGGATCCGGTGAAGCGCATACGTCTTTGCAAGGCCATACACGTGTTATAAG TGATTTGGACTGGTCGTGGTTTGAACCAGAGTTGCTTGTCACGAGTTCTGTGGACACATACATCTACATATGGGACACAAG GGACACGCGAAAACCAACCGTGGCCTTGTCTGCCGTGG CCGGAGCCTCTCAGGTGAAGTGGAACAGGCGGAATCACTATTGTTTGGCATCAAGTCATGATGGTGATGTCAGAATCTGGGACAAGAGG AAACCCAACACTGCAGTGGAGTACGTAGCCGCCCACCTGTCAAAGATTCATGGTCTGGACTGGCACCCTGATAACGAGTACATCCTGGCTACTTCCAGTCAGGACAACTCTGTTCGG TTCTGGGATTACAGACAACCCCGGAAGTACCTCGATATCTTGTCGTGTCAGGTGCCTGTGTGGAAGGCCAGATACACG CCCTTCTCTAATGGACTGGTTACAGTGATGGTTCCTCAGCTACGGCGAGAGAACAGCCTCCTCCTATGGAGCACATTGGAACTGAATAGCCCCGTTCACGCGTTTGTGGGCCATGATGATGTTGTGCTTGAGTTTCAGTGGAGGCCGCAGAAAGAAG GTTCCAAAGACTGCCAGCTGGTCACATGGTCCAGAGATCAAACCCTGAGGATATGGAGAGTAGATCCTCAACTCCAGAAG CTGTGCTGTGCCAACGACATCATGGACGAGTTGATGGAGGGTTTGACTCTCACCACAGAGACAGAGAAAACTCTGAGGTCCCAAGACACCGAACCTCCACTTAGTCCAGGATTTACAGCTGACAACTCACAAG ATCAGTTTGACGGCCCTCAGTCTAGCCTGTCATCCAGCAGTAAGAATGATGTACCAGGTTTGCCTCAGACTCTGCAGCAGGAGTTTTCTCTAGTCAACTTACAGATTCGCAATGTCAATGTGGAG ATGGATGCCGTCAACCGCAGCTGCTTTGTGTCAGCTGACTGCGGAGCCAACCGAGTCCGTCTCGTGGTGAAGTTCCCTGCCCAATATCCCAACAATGCAGCTCCATCTTTCCAATTTGTCTCTCCGACAAACATCTCGTCTTCCATGAAGACCAAGATACAAAAG ATCCTGACTGATACGTCACTTCAGAAGGTGAAGAGAAACCAGAACTGCTTAGAGCCGTGTGTTAGACAGCTGGTGTCCTGCTTAGAGTCAGATGGAGTCATG GAGGATGGCACAAACCCTTATGTGCTCACAAACCCAGTGACTCCTGCTCTTCCTGCTTTCCCTAGAGTAAGCAACACTTATGGCTCATACCAGGACTCCAACATCCCTTTTCCCCGAACCTCAGGGGCTCGCTTCTGCGGGACAG GTTCCTTAGTTTATTTCACACGGCCCATGACTATGCATCGTGTGGCCCCTCCGACTGAACCTACTCCCAG GTCACTGTCGGCTCTCTCAGCGTATCACAGCGGGGTGCATACGCCCATGAAAATGCGAACAGAGTCTCAGACCACCCTGAGGCTGTACAGCGGGAGCCCAACACGCACAGACAAAGATCAAGTGTCCATATCATCCTTCTACTACAAAGAACGG AAGCCCCCTCTGTCTGCTCCCCGCCGCTGGTCAGTGCAGACTATACATGACTGTCCG AAATCCCGCCGCTGGAAAGGCAAGCGAGAGGGAGGAGACTACAGCAGCAGACCCATCAAACTGGCTGGCAAAGTCATCATCCAGGAGATCTCATGTCTGCTTCCTGTGCACAAAGCCCTCGGGGAGACATACGT GCTAAATGTTAATGACATACAGGACACGTGTCAGAAGAATGGGGCGGCAGCCTTAGCAGTGGGCCGCAGGGATTTAGCTAAG GTATGGGCACTTGCCTCAGCAGCCACAAATGTTGACCTTAGTCCTGACCCTGACCCTGATGCTGGAACTCCCTGGGCCAAACATCCATTTGGGCGACACCTGCTGGAGACATT GCTTGAACACTACAGTCAGATGAGTGATGTTCAGAGTCTGGCCATGTTTTGTAGTGTGTTCCGAGGTCATGGCAGTCCTCAGGAATATTTCACTCTATACGGACATCAGCAACCACGACCGGCGATCTTCACGGCCCACCACTCTCGCTAT CCCAGTATGACCTCCAGTTCTGTCACTTCCGGATCGTGTTCAAGTACCTCAGACTCTGCAAACACTCCGTGGAACATGG tTGGACGTGAATCAGATCATGCTCCTCCATGGGGAGAATCGTCCCCGGATGACTATCGCTATTCAAACCAGATCTACACGGACCCCCGAGAACGAGAAAAAGAGCAACATGACATGAACAAAAG ATTATTGGACCCTTCCAACTCATGGCAGTTTGACGATTTCAAGAAGTGTTACGGTGAGATCTTGCACCGTTGGGGCATGAAGGACAAGAGGGCAGAGGTGCTCAAATTTGTTTCCTGCCCTCCAGAGCCACACAAAGGCATAG AGTTCGGCGTTTACTGCTGCCACTGTCGAAGTCAGGCCCGCGGAACCCAGTGCGCTGTCTGCAAGCGCTTCACCTTCCAGTGCGCCATCTGTCACGTGGCCGTACGCGGCTCCTCCAACTTCTGCCTGAGCTGTGGCCACGGAGGACACACCAGCCACATGATGGACTGGTTCCGCTCTCAAGAGGTCTGTCCCACCGGCTGCGGCTGTCACTGCCTCTTGCAAAGcactttttga
- the wdr59 gene encoding GATOR complex protein WDR59 isoform X3, protein MAARWSSENVVVEFRDAQATAMSVDCLGQHAVLSGRRFLYVVNLETPSEAPRKISRQSKWDVGTVQWNPHKTEAHLFAASSNQRVDLYVWRDGSGEAHTSLQGHTRVISDLDWSWFEPELLVTSSVDTYIYIWDTRDTRKPTVALSAVAGASQVKWNRRNHYCLASSHDGDVRIWDKRKPNTAVEYVAAHLSKIHGLDWHPDNEYILATSSQDNSVRFWDYRQPRKYLDILSCQVPVWKARYTPFSNGLVTVMVPQLRRENSLLLWSTLELNSPVHAFVGHDDVVLEFQWRPQKEGSKDCQLVTWSRDQTLRIWRVDPQLQKLCCANDIMDELMEGLTLTTETEKTLRSQDTEPPLSPGFTADNSQDQFDGPQSSLSSSSKNDVPGLPQTLQQEFSLVNLQIRNVNVEMDAVNRSCFVSADCGANRVRLVVKFPAQYPNNAAPSFQFVSPTNISSSMKTKIQKILTDTSLQKVKRNQNCLEPCVRQLVSCLESDGVMEDGTNPYVLTNPVTPALPAFPRVSNTYGSYQDSNIPFPRTSGARFCGTGSLVYFTRPMTMHRVAPPTEPTPRSLSALSAYHSGVHTPMKMRTESQTTLRLYSGSPTRTDKDQVSISSFYYKERKPPLSAPRRWSVQTIHDCPKSRRWKGKREGGDYSSRPIKLAGKVIIQEISCLLPVHKALGETYVLNVNDIQDTCQKNGAAALAVGRRDLAKVWALASAATNVDLSPDPDPDAGTPWAKHPFGRHLLETLLEHYSQMSDVQSLAMFCSVFRGHGSPQEYFTLYGHQQPRPAIFTAHHSRYPSMTSSSVTSGSCSSTSDSANTPWNMGFNMELAHPLQL, encoded by the exons ATGGCGGCCCGCTGGAGTAGTGAGAATGTGGTGGTGGAGTTTCGAGATGCACAG GCTACTGCAATGTCAGTGGACTGTCTCGGCCAGCATGCTGTTCTCTCTGG gagGCGATTCTTATATGTTGTAAATTTGGAGACGCCGTCCGAAGCTCCACGCAAAATCAGCCGCCAAAGCAAATGGGATGTTGGGACAGTTCAGTGGAATCCACACAAAACCGAGGCACATTTATTTGCTGCATCT AGTAACCAGCGTGTTGACCTGTACGTTTGGCGTGATGGATCCGGTGAAGCGCATACGTCTTTGCAAGGCCATACACGTGTTATAAG TGATTTGGACTGGTCGTGGTTTGAACCAGAGTTGCTTGTCACGAGTTCTGTGGACACATACATCTACATATGGGACACAAG GGACACGCGAAAACCAACCGTGGCCTTGTCTGCCGTGG CCGGAGCCTCTCAGGTGAAGTGGAACAGGCGGAATCACTATTGTTTGGCATCAAGTCATGATGGTGATGTCAGAATCTGGGACAAGAGG AAACCCAACACTGCAGTGGAGTACGTAGCCGCCCACCTGTCAAAGATTCATGGTCTGGACTGGCACCCTGATAACGAGTACATCCTGGCTACTTCCAGTCAGGACAACTCTGTTCGG TTCTGGGATTACAGACAACCCCGGAAGTACCTCGATATCTTGTCGTGTCAGGTGCCTGTGTGGAAGGCCAGATACACG CCCTTCTCTAATGGACTGGTTACAGTGATGGTTCCTCAGCTACGGCGAGAGAACAGCCTCCTCCTATGGAGCACATTGGAACTGAATAGCCCCGTTCACGCGTTTGTGGGCCATGATGATGTTGTGCTTGAGTTTCAGTGGAGGCCGCAGAAAGAAG GTTCCAAAGACTGCCAGCTGGTCACATGGTCCAGAGATCAAACCCTGAGGATATGGAGAGTAGATCCTCAACTCCAGAAG CTGTGCTGTGCCAACGACATCATGGACGAGTTGATGGAGGGTTTGACTCTCACCACAGAGACAGAGAAAACTCTGAGGTCCCAAGACACCGAACCTCCACTTAGTCCAGGATTTACAGCTGACAACTCACAAG ATCAGTTTGACGGCCCTCAGTCTAGCCTGTCATCCAGCAGTAAGAATGATGTACCAGGTTTGCCTCAGACTCTGCAGCAGGAGTTTTCTCTAGTCAACTTACAGATTCGCAATGTCAATGTGGAG ATGGATGCCGTCAACCGCAGCTGCTTTGTGTCAGCTGACTGCGGAGCCAACCGAGTCCGTCTCGTGGTGAAGTTCCCTGCCCAATATCCCAACAATGCAGCTCCATCTTTCCAATTTGTCTCTCCGACAAACATCTCGTCTTCCATGAAGACCAAGATACAAAAG ATCCTGACTGATACGTCACTTCAGAAGGTGAAGAGAAACCAGAACTGCTTAGAGCCGTGTGTTAGACAGCTGGTGTCCTGCTTAGAGTCAGATGGAGTCATG GAGGATGGCACAAACCCTTATGTGCTCACAAACCCAGTGACTCCTGCTCTTCCTGCTTTCCCTAGAGTAAGCAACACTTATGGCTCATACCAGGACTCCAACATCCCTTTTCCCCGAACCTCAGGGGCTCGCTTCTGCGGGACAG GTTCCTTAGTTTATTTCACACGGCCCATGACTATGCATCGTGTGGCCCCTCCGACTGAACCTACTCCCAG GTCACTGTCGGCTCTCTCAGCGTATCACAGCGGGGTGCATACGCCCATGAAAATGCGAACAGAGTCTCAGACCACCCTGAGGCTGTACAGCGGGAGCCCAACACGCACAGACAAAGATCAAGTGTCCATATCATCCTTCTACTACAAAGAACGG AAGCCCCCTCTGTCTGCTCCCCGCCGCTGGTCAGTGCAGACTATACATGACTGTCCG AAATCCCGCCGCTGGAAAGGCAAGCGAGAGGGAGGAGACTACAGCAGCAGACCCATCAAACTGGCTGGCAAAGTCATCATCCAGGAGATCTCATGTCTGCTTCCTGTGCACAAAGCCCTCGGGGAGACATACGT GCTAAATGTTAATGACATACAGGACACGTGTCAGAAGAATGGGGCGGCAGCCTTAGCAGTGGGCCGCAGGGATTTAGCTAAG GTATGGGCACTTGCCTCAGCAGCCACAAATGTTGACCTTAGTCCTGACCCTGACCCTGATGCTGGAACTCCCTGGGCCAAACATCCATTTGGGCGACACCTGCTGGAGACATT GCTTGAACACTACAGTCAGATGAGTGATGTTCAGAGTCTGGCCATGTTTTGTAGTGTGTTCCGAGGTCATGGCAGTCCTCAGGAATATTTCACTCTATACGGACATCAGCAACCACGACCGGCGATCTTCACGGCCCACCACTCTCGCTAT CCCAGTATGACCTCCAGTTCTGTCACTTCCGGATCGTGTTCAAGTACCTCAGACTCTGCAAACACTCCGTGGAACATGG ggtttaatatggagttggcccaccctttgcaactataa
- the wdr59 gene encoding GATOR complex protein WDR59 isoform X4, with protein MAARWSSENVVVEFRDAQATAMSVDCLGQHAVLSGRRFLYVVNLETPSEAPRKISRQSKWDVGTVQWNPHKTEAHLFAASSNQRVDLYVWRDGSGEAHTSLQGHTRVISDLDWSWFEPELLVTSSVDTYIYIWDTRDTRKPTVALSAVAGASQVKWNRRNHYCLASSHDGDVRIWDKRKPNTAVEYVAAHLSKIHGLDWHPDNEYILATSSQDNSVRFWDYRQPRKYLDILSCQVPVWKARYTPFSNGLVTVMVPQLRRENSLLLWSTLELNSPVHAFVGHDDVVLEFQWRPQKEGSKDCQLVTWSRDQTLRIWRVDPQLQKLCCANDIMDELMEGLTLTTETEKTLRSQDTEPPLSPGFTADNSQDQFDGPQSSLSSSSKNDVPGLPQTLQQEFSLVNLQIRNVNVEMDAVNRSCFVSADCGANRVRLVVKFPAQYPNNAAPSFQFVSPTNISSSMKTKIQKILTDTSLQKVKRNQNCLEPCVRQLVSCLESDGVMEDGTNPYVLTNPVTPALPAFPRVSNTYGSYQDSNIPFPRTSGARFCGTGSLVYFTRPMTMHRVAPPTEPTPRSLSALSAYHSGVHTPMKMRTESQTTLRLYSGSPTRTDKDQVSISSFYYKERNCLHFISKMCFALDIFTSITPLFSSITCFSCFGLVLSYSCFSLPLIPPA; from the exons ATGGCGGCCCGCTGGAGTAGTGAGAATGTGGTGGTGGAGTTTCGAGATGCACAG GCTACTGCAATGTCAGTGGACTGTCTCGGCCAGCATGCTGTTCTCTCTGG gagGCGATTCTTATATGTTGTAAATTTGGAGACGCCGTCCGAAGCTCCACGCAAAATCAGCCGCCAAAGCAAATGGGATGTTGGGACAGTTCAGTGGAATCCACACAAAACCGAGGCACATTTATTTGCTGCATCT AGTAACCAGCGTGTTGACCTGTACGTTTGGCGTGATGGATCCGGTGAAGCGCATACGTCTTTGCAAGGCCATACACGTGTTATAAG TGATTTGGACTGGTCGTGGTTTGAACCAGAGTTGCTTGTCACGAGTTCTGTGGACACATACATCTACATATGGGACACAAG GGACACGCGAAAACCAACCGTGGCCTTGTCTGCCGTGG CCGGAGCCTCTCAGGTGAAGTGGAACAGGCGGAATCACTATTGTTTGGCATCAAGTCATGATGGTGATGTCAGAATCTGGGACAAGAGG AAACCCAACACTGCAGTGGAGTACGTAGCCGCCCACCTGTCAAAGATTCATGGTCTGGACTGGCACCCTGATAACGAGTACATCCTGGCTACTTCCAGTCAGGACAACTCTGTTCGG TTCTGGGATTACAGACAACCCCGGAAGTACCTCGATATCTTGTCGTGTCAGGTGCCTGTGTGGAAGGCCAGATACACG CCCTTCTCTAATGGACTGGTTACAGTGATGGTTCCTCAGCTACGGCGAGAGAACAGCCTCCTCCTATGGAGCACATTGGAACTGAATAGCCCCGTTCACGCGTTTGTGGGCCATGATGATGTTGTGCTTGAGTTTCAGTGGAGGCCGCAGAAAGAAG GTTCCAAAGACTGCCAGCTGGTCACATGGTCCAGAGATCAAACCCTGAGGATATGGAGAGTAGATCCTCAACTCCAGAAG CTGTGCTGTGCCAACGACATCATGGACGAGTTGATGGAGGGTTTGACTCTCACCACAGAGACAGAGAAAACTCTGAGGTCCCAAGACACCGAACCTCCACTTAGTCCAGGATTTACAGCTGACAACTCACAAG ATCAGTTTGACGGCCCTCAGTCTAGCCTGTCATCCAGCAGTAAGAATGATGTACCAGGTTTGCCTCAGACTCTGCAGCAGGAGTTTTCTCTAGTCAACTTACAGATTCGCAATGTCAATGTGGAG ATGGATGCCGTCAACCGCAGCTGCTTTGTGTCAGCTGACTGCGGAGCCAACCGAGTCCGTCTCGTGGTGAAGTTCCCTGCCCAATATCCCAACAATGCAGCTCCATCTTTCCAATTTGTCTCTCCGACAAACATCTCGTCTTCCATGAAGACCAAGATACAAAAG ATCCTGACTGATACGTCACTTCAGAAGGTGAAGAGAAACCAGAACTGCTTAGAGCCGTGTGTTAGACAGCTGGTGTCCTGCTTAGAGTCAGATGGAGTCATG GAGGATGGCACAAACCCTTATGTGCTCACAAACCCAGTGACTCCTGCTCTTCCTGCTTTCCCTAGAGTAAGCAACACTTATGGCTCATACCAGGACTCCAACATCCCTTTTCCCCGAACCTCAGGGGCTCGCTTCTGCGGGACAG GTTCCTTAGTTTATTTCACACGGCCCATGACTATGCATCGTGTGGCCCCTCCGACTGAACCTACTCCCAG GTCACTGTCGGCTCTCTCAGCGTATCACAGCGGGGTGCATACGCCCATGAAAATGCGAACAGAGTCTCAGACCACCCTGAGGCTGTACAGCGGGAGCCCAACACGCACAGACAAAGATCAAGTGTCCATATCATCCTTCTACTACAAAGAACGG AAttgtttacactttatttctaaaatgtgttttgctTTGGATATTTTCACTTCCATAACCCCACTATTTAGCTCCATAacatgtttttcttgttttggtTTAGTTCTGAGTTATTCTTGCTTTTCACTTCCCCTCATTCCACCCGCTTGA